In the genome of Nonomuraea sp. NBC_00507, the window CCGAGCGGGAGGGCGCCCCGATCACGGTCACGGTGCGGCTCAGCCCTTAGGCCGCTCGCCGGGCCTTTCGCGTGATCTCCGGTATTCCTCCACCACCAGCTCGGTGAGCTCCTGCAGTGAGGTCTCCGCCGTGGGCTTGTCGAACGTGATCGTTCCGTGCTGCAGCAGGTTGACCCGGTCGCACACCTCCAGGATCTGCGCGTAGTTGTGCGCGATGATCACGATGGACACCTCGCCCCGCGCCTTCAGGTCGCTGACCAGGTCGAGGATCAGCGCGCCCTCCTTGGCCCCCATCGCGGCCAGCGGCTCGTCAAGCAGCAGGATCCGCGAGCGCGAGTAGACCGAGCGGGCCACGGCGATGGCCTGGCGCTGGCCGCCGGACAACTTGGCGACCTCGACGTCGACCGACGGGATGCGTACCCCCATCGTTTCGAGGTGCTCGGCGGCCAGCTTGCGCATGCGCCGGTTGCTCAGCAGCCGGGCGAACCCGACGTGCTCGCGGCCGAGGAACATGTTGTGGTAGACGCTGAGCTCGTTGATCAGCGCAAGGTCCTGGTAGACGATGTCGATGCCCAGGGAGCGGGCCTGCTGCACCGACTTGAGCGTCACCTCCGCGCCGTCGAGCAGGATGCGGCCCGAGTCCGGCTGGTGGAACCCGCACAGGAGCTTGACCAGCGTGGACTTGCCCGCGCCATTGTCGCCGATGAGCCCGAGCACCTCGCCCCTGGCCAGGGTCAGGCTGACGTCCCGCAGGGCCGTGACCGCGCCGAACCGCTTGGAGAGCGATTCGGCGCGCAGGACTTCGGTCATGTCCGTCCCGCCCTTCGCAGCCGGGTCAGCGTGACGTTCGCGATCATGGAGAGCAGGATCGCGGCGCCCAGGATGAGGAAGTACGGGTTGGCGGAGATGCCGATGAGGTTCATCCCGTTCTGCAGCACCGCCAGCACGAGCGCGCCGAGCGCGCCGCCCACGATCGTCCCCGAGCCGCCCGCCAGCGCCGTGCCGCCGATCACCGCCGCCGACACGGCGGTGAACATGAGCCCGGTGCCGCCGCCGATGTTGGGGTCGATCGTGTGGATCCGGAACGCCTCGATCAGACCGGCGAACGCCCCCAGACTTCCGCCGATCATGAAATTTCCCATCTTGACCCTGCCGGTGC includes:
- a CDS encoding ATP-binding cassette domain-containing protein translates to MTEVLRAESLSKRFGAVTALRDVSLTLARGEVLGLIGDNGAGKSTLVKLLCGFHQPDSGRILLDGAEVTLKSVQQARSLGIDIVYQDLALINELSVYHNMFLGREHVGFARLLSNRRMRKLAAEHLETMGVRIPSVDVEVAKLSGGQRQAIAVARSVYSRSRILLLDEPLAAMGAKEGALILDLVSDLKARGEVSIVIIAHNYAQILEVCDRVNLLQHGTITFDKPTAETSLQELTELVVEEYRRSRERPGERPKG